A genomic window from Algoriphagus sp. Y33 includes:
- the recG gene encoding ATP-dependent DNA helicase RecG gives MSGFFDTKIEFLKGVGPQRAALINKELNIFTFGELLQHYPFRYEDRTKFFKIRELHSDMESVQVIAKIRKVELVGMGNKKRLVAHVADETGEMEMTWFKGIAWVQKNIVGGAAYVFLGKPAQFGRKWSIAHPEMEPLTTANEKRNNFQPIYSTTEKLRARFLDSKGISKIMEQLVQVCFPHIQETMSGGILEQYQLIGKKEAIRQIHFPTEPTLLQRARKRLKFEEFFYLQLRLLMLKVARTEKYRGQVLNNTELLTEFYTNHIPFELTNAQKRVIREAYGDLKSGKQMNRLIQGDVGSGKTMVAFICTLIAISSGAQACLMAPTEILATQHYSGLKEFADMMGLKIALLTGSTKKSARKVIHEELLSGELKILIGTHALLEDIVQFQNLALAIVDEQHRFGVAQRAKLWAKNEEFIPHVLVMTATPIPRTLAMTLYGDLDVSVIDEMPAGRKPIQTVHRYDKDRLKVFGFINEEIKKGRQVYIVYPLIEESEKMDLKNVMDGYESISRAFPNYPISIVNGSMKADAKEYEMQRFVKGETKIMVATTVIEVGVNVPNASVMIIENAERFGLSQLHQLRGRVGRGAEQSYCILMSKYELSKDSRVRLETMVRTNDGFEIADVDLRLRGPGDLMGTQQSGITDLLIADLSKDAPILTLARDAAQQLLAVDPELAQPENAPVLRQVKQQKKSAVNWSRIS, from the coding sequence TTGTCCGGTTTTTTTGATACCAAGATAGAATTTCTCAAAGGAGTAGGTCCTCAGCGTGCCGCTCTGATCAACAAGGAGTTGAATATTTTCACCTTCGGGGAATTGCTACAGCATTATCCGTTTCGCTATGAAGACCGCACAAAATTTTTTAAGATCAGGGAGCTTCACTCGGATATGGAATCTGTGCAGGTGATTGCCAAAATCCGAAAGGTAGAATTGGTGGGAATGGGCAATAAAAAACGTCTGGTTGCCCATGTGGCTGATGAAACTGGAGAGATGGAAATGACTTGGTTCAAGGGAATCGCGTGGGTGCAAAAAAATATCGTGGGGGGTGCAGCGTATGTTTTCTTGGGAAAACCTGCCCAGTTTGGCAGAAAGTGGAGTATAGCACATCCTGAAATGGAGCCCTTGACTACAGCCAATGAAAAAAGAAACAATTTTCAACCTATTTATTCCACTACTGAAAAGCTAAGAGCAAGATTTTTAGATTCCAAGGGGATTTCCAAAATCATGGAACAATTGGTTCAGGTGTGTTTTCCGCACATCCAAGAGACCATGTCTGGCGGGATTTTGGAGCAATATCAGCTGATAGGAAAAAAGGAAGCGATACGGCAGATTCATTTTCCCACAGAGCCCACTCTTCTGCAGCGTGCTAGAAAGCGTTTGAAGTTTGAAGAGTTTTTCTATTTACAGCTTCGTCTGCTCATGCTAAAAGTAGCTAGAACAGAGAAGTACCGCGGGCAGGTATTGAATAATACCGAATTGCTGACGGAATTTTATACCAATCATATTCCCTTCGAACTCACCAATGCCCAGAAGCGGGTAATTCGGGAGGCTTATGGGGATTTGAAGTCTGGTAAACAGATGAACCGCCTGATCCAGGGCGATGTGGGAAGTGGCAAAACCATGGTGGCATTTATCTGCACATTGATAGCGATCAGTTCCGGTGCACAGGCTTGCCTGATGGCGCCTACTGAGATTTTGGCTACGCAGCATTATTCAGGGTTGAAAGAATTTGCTGATATGATGGGGTTGAAAATTGCCTTGCTGACAGGATCAACCAAGAAATCGGCCCGTAAAGTAATTCACGAAGAGTTGCTTTCCGGTGAACTCAAGATTCTGATCGGCACGCATGCGCTTTTGGAAGATATAGTACAGTTTCAAAACTTAGCACTGGCCATCGTGGATGAGCAGCACCGTTTTGGCGTGGCTCAGCGGGCCAAACTTTGGGCAAAGAATGAAGAATTTATCCCCCATGTGCTGGTCATGACGGCTACACCTATTCCACGGACGCTGGCGATGACGCTATACGGAGACTTGGATGTGTCGGTAATCGATGAAATGCCTGCAGGTAGAAAGCCGATTCAGACCGTGCATCGCTATGACAAAGACCGACTGAAGGTTTTTGGCTTTATCAATGAGGAAATCAAAAAGGGTAGGCAAGTTTACATCGTCTATCCTCTGATCGAGGAATCCGAAAAAATGGATTTGAAAAATGTCATGGATGGCTACGAAAGTATTTCCCGAGCATTTCCAAACTATCCGATCAGCATAGTAAATGGCAGTATGAAGGCAGACGCTAAGGAGTACGAAATGCAGCGTTTCGTGAAAGGTGAGACGAAAATCATGGTGGCGACCACGGTGATTGAGGTGGGTGTGAACGTACCCAATGCTTCGGTAATGATCATTGAGAACGCAGAGCGTTTTGGGTTGTCCCAATTACATCAGCTTCGGGGAAGAGTAGGTAGAGGTGCTGAGCAGAGTTATTGCATACTGATGAGCAAATATGAGCTTTCTAAAGATTCCCGGGTCAGACTGGAAACCATGGTTCGGACGAATGATGGTTTTGAGATCGCCGATGTGGATTTGAGATTACGCGGCCCCGGGGATTTGATGGGAACCCAGCAAAGCGGAATCACCGATTTGCTGATTGCGGATCTGAGCAAGGATGCACCGATATTGACTTTGGCCAGAGATGCTGCGCAGCAACTATTGGCTGTAGATCCTGAATTGGCTCAGCCCGAAAATGCACCTGTGCTTCGACAAGTAAAGCAGCAGAAGAAGAGTGCGGTGAATTGGAGTAGAATTTCTTGA
- a CDS encoding phosphotransferase enzyme family protein, whose amino-acid sequence MVKENIAGILAAYSFNSFEDFTFHPFGAGLIHGTYLVESGDSKYILQEFNNAVFQFPERISTNQRLVKTQLDEKLLPFQLPLPLLNSDEKLITGWNGKLFRLFKFISGQTIQEITSLDQAYLAAKAYGMFAEWGKVVDTKQLQECIPDFHRLDLRFAKLKEVASERGNLSAEEQGLLAFYLGQHELIAEYKDYQEVLPNRLTHNDTKINNLIFSHDLQKVEALVDLDTLMSGYLMYDFGDMVRTIACSESEISGNWDAIKVEIPVFEQLLKGYWEGVKSLCSEEETMSLLLAGEVMTCIMGLRFLTDHLQGNIYYKVNYPGQNFHRAKNQMILLQSLQANKAELEKIWKSITQS is encoded by the coding sequence ATGGTAAAAGAAAACATAGCCGGTATTCTTGCTGCATATTCTTTCAATTCTTTTGAAGATTTTACATTTCATCCTTTTGGGGCAGGCCTCATTCACGGTACTTACCTGGTCGAATCGGGGGATTCAAAATACATCTTACAGGAGTTTAACAATGCAGTTTTCCAATTTCCGGAACGGATTTCTACCAATCAGCGATTGGTAAAGACACAGCTTGACGAAAAGCTATTGCCTTTCCAGTTGCCTCTGCCCTTACTAAATTCAGATGAAAAACTAATTACAGGATGGAATGGAAAGTTATTCCGCTTGTTTAAATTCATATCCGGACAAACCATCCAAGAAATAACCTCCTTAGATCAGGCCTATTTGGCGGCAAAGGCTTACGGGATGTTTGCAGAATGGGGAAAAGTGGTGGATACAAAGCAACTGCAGGAATGTATTCCGGATTTTCACCGGCTGGATCTACGCTTTGCAAAGCTTAAGGAAGTCGCAAGTGAACGAGGAAATCTATCTGCCGAAGAGCAGGGACTATTGGCTTTCTACTTAGGACAGCATGAGCTGATTGCTGAATATAAAGATTATCAGGAAGTCTTACCGAACCGATTGACGCATAATGATACCAAAATCAACAATCTGATTTTTTCCCATGATCTTCAGAAAGTCGAGGCCTTGGTGGATTTGGATACGCTGATGAGTGGATATCTGATGTATGATTTCGGAGATATGGTGCGTACCATTGCATGCTCTGAGTCAGAGATCAGCGGAAATTGGGATGCTATAAAAGTTGAAATCCCTGTATTCGAACAACTGCTTAAAGGCTATTGGGAAGGAGTAAAATCCCTGTGCTCAGAGGAAGAAACAATGTCCCTGCTCTTGGCGGGAGAAGTGATGACTTGTATTATGGGACTTCGGTTTTTGACAGATCATTTGCAGGGCAATATTTACTACAAAGTGAATTATCCCGGGCAGAATTTTCACAGAGCAAAAAACCAGATGATTTTGCTTCAAAGCCTTCAGGCAAATAAGGCTGAATTGGAGAAAATCTGGAAGTCGATCACCCAATCTTAA